One part of the Rutidosis leptorrhynchoides isolate AG116_Rl617_1_P2 chromosome 1, CSIRO_AGI_Rlap_v1, whole genome shotgun sequence genome encodes these proteins:
- the LOC139886627 gene encoding TMV resistance protein N-like isoform X2 yields the protein MDPSSSSPCLVTYSSSKRKRDPGCSYDDHHLCKRPKYDVHLNYSFEDTGNKFVSHLKADLKRNIFTISDHNTRPIGQDMSCAQLQAIEESHTYLVVISTNYCRSVESLDELVLIIDSLPKFKNRKVIPVFLNVDPSDVRNIRGCFEEAFRSHKANIDPNRVRKWKQALETAGQIIGIHIRNGDDEAAFLHNIIQELKKIQIPLELFDAENPVGIEPRAQAIISALRLGDHDFHNIVAVFGISGSGKTTIVQAVYDRIVAEFDCSCFIKNIHFYKNKGPYWEVKLQRDVLRGLTGNDPTHGNVGAPEIRRLIDGRKTLLVLDDVDKLDDLKAVGLNSASLSCGSESRVIVTTRNKGSLVNVPHTLYDMELLDKEESFELFVGYAYPGEDEPVDEEFVYEIVDHAGGLPLVLEVWGLHFKAHKKEEWPNLLKTMRRIPHEDIQQKLQVSYDSLPDETKSFFLDIVFFFDGWNWESPSYEDTYMEMTDDRFSYQHSMCRILHDEDELFFPEIKIKPLVDRGLVKIDCGPYNDDAKLSRVVIHEVIREMGKEVVHQENKKEPGKRTRLVDERDVLHVFENNSGTNSVESISLNLYDMTREESLTNVVGALNKMNNLRFIKLVGVEDCFYFSSHDDVSLCFKHLKYLEWEGFPWRSINNHLDMPNVMVIVLNNSKLEILWDGIKNLNLKKLKILDVYHSESLTMTGSFIGLENLEELHFKRCSNLKEVDSSIICLGKLHTLNVFSCDNIKSIPNLPPSIKLIVARGCTNLVNLPSNMSELQSLTILNLGHCSNLGSEGLMRVTGGLRKLQCLYMMRSNVSQVSSEIGNFESLQKLYLSGNNLSSLPDSLSNLSQLVHLDISFCHDLRTLPLLPSKLTSINAIYCSSLDVMPFDSMRKANVFRSKLFEESFIAKPLWIDLTDTMVPEVFQYEGDRGQVLSFVAPERKIYGAILYVSRFYHLNYLGLRNRTKETSYEIPKEYYIAGEVIIICLLNETTLVVEAGDTVEVIGDGINQSYGLRFIYEGDVVDSTTLAIQNTINVMLLIMKTHPQSQSHRR from the exons ATggatccatcatcatcatcaccatgttTGGTCACTTATTCTTCATCTAAAAGGAAAAGGGATCCAGGTTGTTCTTACGATGACCATCACCTCTGTAAAAGGCCAAAGTATGATGTGCATCTAAATTATTCGTTTGAAGACACCGGCAATAAGTTTGTAAGCCACCTGAAGGCAGACCTGAAACGCAACATTTTTACCATATCTGACCACAACACTCGTCCTATTGGCCAAGATATGAGTTGTGCGCAGTTGCAAGCTATTGAAGAGTCTCATACATATCTCGTTGTAATTTCCACTAATTACTGTCGTTCAGTTGAGTCTCTGGATGAGCTGGTTCTCATTATAGATTCCCTCCCGAAGTTTAAGAACAGGAAAGTTATTCCAGTATTTTTGAATGTCGATCCGTCTGATGTTCGAAATATACGAGGATGTTTTGAGGAAGCCTTCCGATCGCACAAGGCCAACATAGATCCAAATAGAGTTCGCAAATGGAAACAAGCTCTCGAAACTGCAGGTCAAATCATCGGTATACATATAAGAAATGG GGATGATGAGGCAGCCTTTTTACACAACATCATTCAAGAACTCAAAAAGATACAAATTCCATTGGAGCTATTTGATGCTGAAAACCCTGTTGGGATTGAACCACGAGCACAAGCTATAATTTCAGCATTGAGGTTAGGTGACCATGATTTTCACAATATTGTGGCGGTTTTTGGAATCAGCGGTTCCGGTAAAACAACTATTGTCCAAGCTGTGTATGATAGAATTGTTGCAGAATTCGACTGTAGTTGTTTTATTAAGAATATCCATTTTTACAAAAACAAGGGTCCATATTGGGAGGTTAAATTGCAGCGAGATGTCCTTCGTGGTCTAACCGGAAATGATCCAACTCACGGAAACGTTGGAGCCCCAGAGATAAGAAGGTTAATAGACGGTCGAAAGACACTTTTGGTGCTTGATGATGTTGATAAGTTGGATGACTTGAAAGCAGTAGGTTTAAATTCTGCCTCATTAAGTTGTGGATCTGAAAGCAGAGTAATTGTGACAACCAGAAATAAAGGGTCTCTTGTTAACGTGCCACACACTCTTTATGATATGGAATTGTTGGATAAGGAGGAATCTTTTGAACTCTTTGTCGGATATGCATATCCAGGTGAAGACGAACCTGTCGATGAGGAGTTTGTATACGAAATAGTCGATCACGCTGGAGGGCTTCCGCTGGTCCTTGAGGTGTGGGGTCTCCATTTTAAAGCTCATAAAAAGGAAGAATGGCCAAACCTATTGAAGACGATGAGAAGAATTCCTCATGAAGATATTCAACAGAAGCTTCAAGTGAGCTATGATTCACTTCCTGATGAAACCAAGAGTTTCTTTCTGGATATCGTTTTTTTCTTTGATGGATGGAACTGGGAATCACCGTCATATGAGGACACATATATGGAAATGACTGATGATAGGTTTAGTTATCAGCATTCAATGTGCAGAATATTGCATGACGAAGATGAATTATTTTTCCCAGAGATTAAAATCAAACCCCTTGTTGATAGAGGTCTGGTTAAAATAGATTGTGGTCCTTACAATGACGATGCAAAATTATCAAGAGTGGTGATACATGAAGTGATTAGGGAAATGGGGAAAGAAGTGGTGCACCAAGAAAATAAGAAAGAGCCTGGAAAACGTACACGATTGGTGGATGAAAGAGACGTGCTTCATGTGTTTGAAAATAATTCG GGAACAAATTCTGTTGAAAGCATCAGTTTGAACCTATACGACATGACTCGAGAAGAATCTCTTACAAACGTAGTAGGTGCATTAAACAAGATGAACAATTTGAGGTTCATTAAGTTAGTTGGTGTCGAGGACTGCTTTTATTTTTCTTCCCATGATGACGTGTCTTTATGTTTCAAACATTTGAAATATTTGGAATGGGAAGGTTTCCCATGGAGAAGTATCAACAACCACCTTGATATGCCTAATGTCATGGTTATTGTGCTCAACAACAGCAAATTGGAAATACTCTGGGATGGAATTAAG AATCTTAATCTTAAGAAGCTCAAGATTCTGGACGTTTATCATTCAGAGTCATTAACCATGACCGGAAGTTTCATTGGACTCGAGAACCTTGAGGAACTTCACTTCAAAAGATGCTCGAATTTGAAAGAGGTGGATAGCTCTATTATTTGTCTCGGGAAACTTCATACATTGAACGTTTTCTCTTGCGATAACATAAAGTCAATTCCAAATCTTCCGCCAAGTATCAAACTAATTGTAGCGAGAGGTTGTACAAACCTAGTGAATCTTCCTTCAAACATGTCCGAGTTACAATCTCTAACGATACTCAATCTTGGTCATTGCTCGAATCTTGGATCTGAAGGTCTTATGAGGGTTACAGGAGGACTCAGGAAGCTACAATGTCTATACATGATGCGCTCCAACGTGTCTCAAGTGTCCAGTGAAATTGGCAACTTTGAGTCACTACAAAAGTTGTACCTTAGTGGTAACAACTTATCTAGCCTACCAGATAGCCTGAGTAACCTCTCGCAACTGGTTCACCTTGATATAAGTTTTTGTCATGACTTACGGACTCTTCCACTTCTTCCATCAAAGTTGACATCGATTAATGCAATTTACTGTTCGTCACTGGATGTTATGCCATTTGATTCGATGCGAAAGGCTAACGTTTTTCGTTCTAAATTGTTCGAG GAATCATTCATCGCTAAACCATTGTGGATAGATTTGACTGATACGATGGTTCCTGAAGTCTTTCAATATGAAGGAGACAGAGGACAAGTTTTATCTTTTGTTGCACCCGAAAGGAAAATCTACGGTGCCATTTTATATGTAAGCAGATTTTACCATTTGAATTATTTAGGACTGCGTAATAGAACGAAAGAAACAAGCTATGAGATTCCCAAAGAATATTACATTGCCGGGGAAGTCATAATAATCTGCTTACTTAATGAGACAACACTTGTGGTGGAAGCCGGTGATACTGTGGAAGTTATAGGTGATGGCATTAATCAAAGTTATGGGTTAAGATTTATTTATGAAGGTGATGTAGTAGATTCAACAACATTAGCTATTCAAAATACTATTAATGTTATGTTACTCATCATGAAAACACATCCCCAGTCCCAGTCCCATCGGAGATGA
- the LOC139875758 gene encoding disease resistance protein RUN1-like produces the protein MVLKRQTFRYDAFLSFRGEDTRKTFTSHLYEALRRNKFGIFHDSSLPRGESIAPQLLSAINESEIFIVLFSTNYADSKWCLNELSEMIHCVRTNNQHILFPVYLDVNQSDVATLQGSYNVPFTIHENKFDKYTVHKWRDALREAGMLPGLHLQDDANGNERSLVDQIVERIKRIIHKQQADLDVTDPTNPVVGITSQVQEVSSLLNPGSGDDVDLRVIVIFGPTGIGKTTIAKATYDSLLLDFKAEYCCFLFDVNTIFEVTNGKINLQNKLLSCLMQNEESQIRIDSTHQGIRMIERMIKNEKVLLVLDDVDNDEQLEVLGMSSRELFGRGSRIIVTTRDDSVVEQLEPDDKYKPRLLDEMESMKLFCLNAFGQDHLKEGYEDVSREAVKWGGRETGSSKRFGSGDE, from the exons AACATTTCGTTATGACGCGTTCCTTAGTTTCAGAGGTGAGGATACTCGAAAAACTTTCACAAGCCACCTTTACGAAGCTCTGAGACGCAACAAATTCGGTATATTCCATGATAGTTCTCTCCCAAGAGGTGAATCTATCGCTCCGCAGCTTTTGTCAGCCATCAATGAATCTGAAATCTTCATAGTTTTATTCTCCACCAACTATGCAGATTCCAAATGGTGCCTTAACGAACTTTCCGAGATGATACATTGTGTGCGCACCAATAATCAGCACATCCTTTTTCCTGTATATCTAGATGTCAACCAATCTGATGTTGCTACCCTGCAAGGTTCTTATAATGTACCCTTCACTATTCATGAAAATAAATTTGATAAATATACAGTTCATAAATGGAGGGATGCTTTACGAGAGGCTGGAATGCTTCCTGGATTGCACCTCCAAGATGATGCCAATGG GAATGAAAGGTCGCTGGTTGACCAAATTGTTGAACGTATCAAACGTATCATACATAAACAACAAGCAGATTTAGATGTAACAGACCCAACGAACCCTGTTGTAGGCATTACGTCTCAGGTACAAGAAGTGAGTTCACTGCTAAACCCAGGTTCTGGTGATGATGTTGATCTTCGTGTTATTGTAATTTTTGGGCCTACTGGAATAGGTAAGACCACAATTGCAAAAGCTACATATGACAGCCTTTTGTTGGATTTTAAAGCAGAGTACTGCTGTTTTCTTTTTGATGTAAATACCATATTTGAAGTGACAAATGGGAAGATTAATTTGCAGAATAAGCTTCTATCGTGTCTAATGCAAAATGAAGAGAGTCAAATACGCATAGATAGCACTCATCAGGGGATTAGAATGATAGAAAGGATGATAAAGAATGAAAAGGTTCTTTTGGTTCTTGATGATGTTGATAATGATGAGCAGTTGGAGGTATTAGGTATGAGTAGTCGTGAATTATTTGGCCGTGGAAGTAGAATAATTGTGACAACAAGAGATGACTCTGTAGTTGAGCAGCTTGAACCGGATGATAAGTATAAGCCTCGACTGTTGGATGAAATGGAGTCGATGAAATTGTTCTGTTTGAATGCATTTGGGCAGGACCACCTAAAGGAAGGCTATGAGGATGTATCGAGGGAAGCAGTAAAATGGGGGGGCAGGGAGACCGGTAGTTCTAAAAGATTCGGCTCGGGAGATGAGTGA